The Fusarium fujikuroi IMI 58289 draft genome, chromosome FFUJ_chr05 DNA segment ATCAAATAGTCGGTCATTGTCGAGATGCTTCAATCCTCCAACTTCCTTGCCCagagcaacaccagcaacaacagcggCACCTGAGCTACCAAGGCCACGACCTAGAGGGATGGGGTTCTTGACATGCACGTGGGTCTCAACAGGGAACGCCCTCTGGTCGTTGCAGCGCAGGACATAGAGCGCTACACGTGTGATAAGGTTGACCTGGGGGTCAAGGCTAATCTCATCCTCGCCCTCTCCCTCGTAGGTGATCTTGCAGTTGAGTGGGTGCTCGgactttgtctttgaccGATCGATGGTTAcgtgaagctcaaggtaGACAGACAGAGCAAGACCAATGACATCAAAGCCGGGGCCAATGTTTGCGCTGGAGCTGggggtcttgatgatgaatgattCCAtgactgctgctgctgctgctgctgctactgctgcttgcttgcttgcttgctgtgGTGTATGCCGAAGTTCGGAACTGGAGCTTGTTATTTGGAGGAAGGTTTTGAGACAAGATACCCAGCGAGGAGAGGGTCTAACGGCgcgaagcaaaagcaaatcGGGGCTAGTACAACTCCAACGCCTTTTCCTAACTTCTCACGACAGAGGAATTCGAATTGCAAATTCAAGGATGAAATGTCACATCAAAGGAAGTCTGGCCGATAGTGGAATTGTCTATTACTGTGACTGACATGATGGTCAAAGTCTCCCCGATGACGGAGCTCTCCACCACATGAGCAAAAAAACATGCGGTTTGGGCGCCCTAGGTCTTATTACTGAAAATTtgcttcaacaccagcagagTGAATGGCATTTGGCGGGGTAAAATACTCTGGCTCTTCAGTCCAGAGCTGTTGAGGCGGGCCTTCTATCTATTGGCCGATAAGAGAGTTTGTTGAAGGCCAAAGGGATTCAGTCTGATTGCTAAATATGGACACTGAATGGTCTGAGCTGCGCTGGGATATTGCTTCGGGCTATCGGGTTATAAGTCAGATGATGATAATCTTATCTGAGCCATTATGCATGAGGAATAATTCTGTTTGTTGCAATGACGGAGTTTTTCGATACGAGGAGAGCCACTCTTTCTaattcttggcttcctctATTATTATGTATGAGGCTCAGCTTGATCCTCTATATCTGACGTTAACGGATACGATGTTGCACTGTTGTCTCTGCCCAATGCATTGTTTGTGACCTGTACGTTTGTGCGCCTCAGCTTTCTTAGTAGAGATATCTTGAAGATTGTAGAACTCCGTGTGTGCATTACTTGGCTTTAGTAAGTCCACTGCTGTGCAAACTGGCATGCCCTGTCTAAGTTGAATTTGACGATCCCTTCTCTGGGCGATTTAATTTCTCATGATCTGGCATTCTGAGTCTAGACATATGCACTATTGGGGTTTGGGATCAATTGTCCCAGAGAGCTAGCTGTTCAATAAATGACACATTCCCAGCCTTTGTTTTAGCATTTCGATGGTGTTTTCTGTGAACAAGCAAGTGACCGGCCGTGCGACCCCAACCCAACCGGCTATGCCGACAGCCCACTACTCAGAGGCTTCCAGAACACCCAAGCTCCATATCCCAAAATAGCACAGAACCTCAATTAGCACCCGTCTCACCACCATGATGTCAACGTCAATAGTGCATCAAGGGTTCTCACATCGGATTCACTTTTCGGGCACAAGCAGAAGAGGACCAGATTAGTAGTAGATCCTGGATCCGTCTCGTAACTGCGCCAGTACCGGAAATTCCGGCACTTGaataatgaatgaatggatCCTTGAGGTCTTTTTGTCCAGGAAGATCGCTGAGCCCATGACGTTCAAATTCTCGTGTTCTCTTGATGCTCCGTGGGATCATCCATGTTGCTAAAACTCCCATTTGCGGAGTTTTTATCATCGATCCACAACCCGATGTTCTTGGCCTGgtgtttttgttgttttcaCGATGCAATACAACGTCAATAGCTCAGACCATACTGTCAATTAATTCCTCTTTGGGCTTTCAGTTATTGACGGTTCTTTGATGCGTCGACAACGCAGGGAGGAATACGAGCAAGACTAGTCTGAGATAGACAGGCAGGACCCTTGAGATCAGTCATGCTTGTTGAAAAGACGTGACTAGTCGTCAATAGACAATGCAGCTATTCGGCGGTGAGGTCATGGGATCACCGGCTCGGCACGTTGATCGGACGAGGTGATATCCTAATCCGTGGCACTAGACTAGTTATTCAACATGAAGCTTCAGCAGTAAGGTTATGACCGGCCATTCCgcaacaaggtcatcatcatgatagCCTCAATGGAGCCTTACTACAGAGTATGATCTTACAGATCTTAGTGAGCCTGAGCCTCCTCAATGCGCTGGAGCTACGTTACGTCGTGCTGTTCACAGGACGACACTAGCTTcaagctgagcttgagaatacGAGATATTCCTCGCCAAAAACATCCCGTTACCCCACAATGTCCCAAAATGGGGGCCATGACCGGCAGAAATCAACCCCTACACCCCTGCACAACGGGAAATATTCTGGATCTTAGGTTCTGGGCCTGTCTATAGTCGACTCAACTGTAATGCGAGCAGCCTTACCGCACGCCACGTCCTACCTTTAGGCTCTATCTTAAGGTAGGTTCTGTATCCGCCCCTCGAAATAGCATACGGCGTGGCCTAGCCTTGCTCTGGCATCCGTTGCTAAAGCCAATTTTGGCAGCGATGGCACCGAGAGACGGTCAATACGAATGGAGCTTGGGTAGCTTCTCGGCCGGGTTGTGATAGTCCATCTGCCATTCAATGCCAACTATGACGCTGTATGGAGACAACCTGGGCTTGTCCAGCCTCCAGCCTTCCCGGTGGTGTTCTCGATTTGGCTGTGGAGAGGCTGATCACCCGAGGGCCGTGATGGGTAACGTTAGATGCATGTATGCATGGTTCGTTCGTTCGATTTCTTAGAGATCGTTGTGAGAACTCAAGTATAAGAAGAGCCCTCAGTCTCGTCCAGATTCCCATTCCTCTCTTGtatcatcactctcaacaacaacaatcaaCCACTCTCATCCACTTCGAGCTTCCAGCCAAACactcctcaacaccaccacgaCTTCCCTCTTCACTTACACACAAACAACCTAACAACAACCATCAACATGAAGCTGTCCGGTGTCCTCTCTGCTCTTGCTCTTACCTCCGCCGTCTCGGCCACCACTGGTGAGTCTACTGACACTATTCTCTGATGTATCTTCACTCACTAACCATTATTTCAGTCTCCTACGACACTGGCTACGATGACAAGTCCCGCCCCATGACCGCTGTCTCTTGCTCTGATGGCAAGAATggtctcatcaccaagtATGGCTGGAAGACTCAGGGCAACGTCCCTACCAAGTACGTCGGTGgtgtcaacatcatcgaggGCTGGAACTCTGCCAACTGCGGTGGCTGCTACCGCCTCGAgtacaagggcaagaagatcaacgTCCTCGCTATCGACCACGCTGCCTCTGGCTTCAacattggccttgatgccatGAACGCCCTCACAAATGGCCAGGCTGTCAAGCTCGGCCGCATCAACGCCCAGGTTTACCACGCCAAGCCTTCTGACTGCGGTCTCAAGAACTAAACGGCGCAACTCTACGATTTATGAGATGCATATGAGGCTTTCTGGATAGCGGACATTCTTATTCTTTCCCTCCTTAGAACTATGGGTTTAATACTTGGCATTGGTTGGCGTTTAGACTACGATTTTACACATAATCTACCTAGATACTACACTACACAACACCTGAATGAACATAGAGCTTAATTGCTTTCACtaattttcttctttgaaaTGCCATGAGATGAAGTGTCTGATAACTCGAGACCCTAACCTAGCCATGTGGTTTGCGCTTTGGTCAGATTTTCTGCAGATACTGCAGCTTAAAGAAAACGACTGACAAGCTGTTACAGTCACCTGAAAGTAGCTCGTTAAGCTGGCCCTCCTACCGTAGCTAATTTTGTACATGTGTAATCCTAATCATCCTATTTCATTTCTTTCGGCAGCCTTTCTGTTTCGTTCCAACTGAGCTTGACATCGGCCTTTACTCCCGCTCCCGGCGTGAGGGAGGGCTCTCAGCACCctcagacgaagaagacgatgatgcaTTGAGGTCGTCCCAGTTGTTTAATGAAATTTCATCAATGTCAGAGGGGGGTTCAGATAGAGGGGACGATGGAGTATGGATCAAAGGAGATGGTGGAGCGTCTGATAAAGGAGATGAGGCACCCGAAGCATATTCGGGCGTTGGCATTCGATCGGATGTGACTGGCTCGGGAAGTTTAGGGTCTGTAGCAACTCTGGTAAACCGGATTCCACCTTCTTCCTGTTCTTCAAACAAAGTTAGTATATGAGTATTAACGGATCTGCAAGGCTCAAGGGGTATCGTGAAGATCGAGGCCCGGTCTTGGGGGTCAAGAACAAATGAAGAAAATGACGGGTGAGTTGAGTGCCACTTTCTCTGAGTACTTCTAACTCCCCAGTGCTGAGAGCCTCTTCTTGCAcagggaagaggaagaggaagaggaagagtaAGAGTACTTACCGCTCGGCGAGTTTCCAATCCATAGAGCGCACTCGAGAATTTCGACACGAGCCACAAATTCCTCATACTCGAGGCCCTGTTCTAGTCCGCCAAGAGGTATCCGAATTTGTTCTGGGGCCTTCATGACCACCGTGACTTCTTTTTCACCTGCGACAGACTCGATAAAGTCTATGAAGTCGTCTATCAACCCTCTCTCACCCTTGAACACGACACATTTCTCTTCGGGGCAGTATCCTATGAAGTTCTCCGCAAAGGTGTCTGATAGCTTGGTGATGTACAGGTCGGTTGCTGCTTCAGTCTCAGGGCAGCGCGAAATCAAGACAACAACCTCGGATGATGGAAGCAGGTATATTGAAGAGGGATGGGGTGAGTCTTGGCGAAAATCTGTGGATATGAGATACGATTTGTAGGCCGGCTCGAGGATAGCAGCTCTTTTCTGTGTGAAATCAGAAAGATCCCCTGCCAGCAAGGAATCTAGGCTGTCCTCGACAATCGCACCCATTTTGAGCGTTGGTAGAAGAGATGGGTATGGTAGGTAGGGAAGTGAGAGATTGTGTAGTCATCTAAAAGAAGAGCATTTATCGCAGACTTTGAGGCAGCAACCTAAGAGTGACACTGTCATGTACCTGTCAAGGGCTGGCAATCGGAGGAACCTACCAGGCAAGGAGAGAAAACAATAAACGGTCCAAACGGAAGGAGCAAATTCTTTGACGAAAATCAGCTTCCCTTGCCCACATTATCATAAATATCCTTAGGTAGTCTCGTAAAGGATATCCtaagttttataaaattCATCAAGTGTGTAATGGAGTTGAGTCACCTTTATGTTTCTGCATGACAAGTTGCTGAAGTTGCTGGGGGTCAGGACGGACGAGATCAAGAGTCTCTTATCCTAAGCATCTGTTTTTCAAACAAGGCAACTCACCTCTCCACGCAGCTATAAACATCTAATGTCAATTTGTATGTTGATATACTCGTTTGTAGCGTACACGGACCGCAAGAGCACAGCATTGATGTCCCGATGCGCTGTGGCTCATACACCAAGGACTCGATTTGACAAAAAGGGGTAAAGCGAAGTAACAATATACTATCAGACTCTTATAATCTATGTGAGGTCTCAAATGATACTTTTGAGTGTACACCTCACCTTACCATAGGAAATCTAATGTCTCTTGCATGTTCACAAGACAAATTATCGTCAGAACAATTTGAAGTGACAGGGCACCTAAGGTAAAAGAAAGGCGGATACTTGCAATAAACAAGCTCCCAAAAGGCGCTTAGTGTTGCACAGTCCGCTGTTTGTATTCTGGTAGCCGTAGGGAGCGGAGGGCATAGGTAAACAATTCCTTGTAGTCACTTACAAACACTTGATACATCCAACGAACGAATGCTAGTATCCGATTGGATCCTTGCATGTAAATGAAACAGCATATGCGGATTATCAACTGatgtatgtatatatatatatatatatttttacaAGTCTCCAATAAGTCTTCTCATAGGctagctcagctcagctcccaAGTTGCACTCGAGTTACAGACTTACAGAATTCTTCAGATGCACACCTAGTCTCGATCTACAAACACCCAATCAAATCATCATTATTCCCGGGATATCTAAGCGAATCCGAGTTGATGCACTGTATCCGAAGTTATTAGTGACGTGACGTGGGGTAATCCTAGTCCGTCGTCGGATCGTCGTACTCCTTCTAAACAACGACTTGCAAACTCCCGACTCTCCAAAATGCAACTCCAACctgtttttttgttttcgTTTTGGCCGCAATCAAACAAATCACTTTCAGGACTGAACCATGGCTTCGCTAAACATGCAGAATGTTCCAAACGAGCTCGTCGCTCAcatcctcagcttccttgACTCCGAATCTGATTTACAAAGACGCATTTACTTTGACCCTGCAAAGCTCACCAGGCCGGTATCATCCGGTCCAAATACACCCCTCAAGAACGCTTCGCTGGTATGTCGTCTCTGGAGAAGTTCTGTGATGAAAATACTCTTTCGTTATGTTGTTTGGCCGTTTTGGCGATTTTACAAGCCAGTCGCACAAGATATCGCATCACAAATTGAGCTCCTGGATTTCATCCGAAGAAACAACCTTTCATCCTCCGTTGACCACTTCACTATCCTGATCGATCTTCCTCTCGGATCAGGCCAGAATCGTTATCCGGATGGCCAATTCTGGGGTATTCTGCCTCCTGTATCTCAACAGCCAGAGACGCCTATGTCCTGGAATTTGTTATGGTCTGTTCTGAATCAAGAAGACCGAGACGCCGAGGGTAGTGACACAAGGACTGAGGAAAACCGAGCGCAGTGTTTTTGGGATAACAACTGGCTTTGGCATACTATCTTTGATGTCATTGATCCCTTGAGAATCACCATGATCAGCTCAATAGACATTCTCGCTTCGCTCTTGAGCCGAACTGTCGATTTGTCGAGTCACTGGGCTTTCAACAGCACCTACTATGTTCTATCATTATCACGACCATCGCGAAGTATTGCCGAGTCTAAAAGAGTACAGGTCCTACCTTCGCATATTTCGGGACCAATGAATCGCATCCCCTGTGACTTGTTCCATATCAGAGACTGGAGCTCAGTCCTCGTCAATGAAGGATCCTTCGCCCCAGTCTATTCAACCTACGAATTCTTTCACTACTCAGCAGCTACTCTGCTTCCTGCAATATTTGACTCTTCGGATCCTTCTTTCGATGCTCTATGTGCAAACCTTCATTCATTGTCCTACATCGCCACATTCCCCCTTTCTCACCATATTTCTGACCATCTCATCCCCAATTGCCCGCCCGTGGAGCATCTCTATGTACAGCTGATGCCCAAGAATCGTGATTTCTGGGAGAGCAGTAGTCTTTCACGGGTGAATCTTTCAGACTTGTGGCTCGAGTGCGACACGTCATACGCATTGCTTGTGCGTCAGTTGCTGCAAACTGTTCCTCAGCCGGGCTGGCAGAAGCTGAAGGTGTTCGAGACGGGTGACACACCCGCAGAAGGAGTATGGAAGATGAATACTTATGATGGCCATATAAATGGATCAAATGGGTGGAGAGAAGATAGCGAGGGTGTTTTTGTCAAGGATGATATTCAAAGTAGTGATGAACAAACTATGGCGGAAGAGTGATAAGCATGCGACCGGAAGATTGACAGAGGTcaagcttataattaagaggGCAGTATCTTATAGTACCTAAGTTTACGGGACATGAAACAATTCCAATTGCCTTGCAAACTCATTGGCACTGTTAGAATATTGCCCGAATTCCAATAAGCCCATAGAATCTCGGTTTCAATTCAGCCACAAAGGAAGGGATTTTTCAAAAGATAAGAACAATGACACGGATGGCTTTAATCCTCATTTATCTACATGATGCTCTATCTTGGTAGAATATGAAATCTATCACTCATCCACGACTATCCTGATCCAAGTAGCAGGATCCTTATTGAATCTTCAGCCTCCTAGGCTTCTTGTAGATGAACCCTAAATCCAAACACAAACGCCTCTAAATGCACAAAGGAGCCGGTCGAGTCTGTACATAATAGACACACCGCCGGAACCTAGTCCCTAGCCATCCCATGAAACCCAAAACACCATCTTGAATACACAAAGTCTAATCTTCGTCACTATCGATGTCGCCATCCTTGTCGCTGTCCGAAAAGTCTGGAACAGGCTCCATCGCTGCATGCTCCTTCATCTCTCGATACGTGCTCCAAGTCAAGCCCAAGAATGCGACAATGATCATGGCGCCTCCGACAATGGCGGCAAAGCTCAGAGGCTCTCCGGTAATCATCCAATCCACAATGGCAACAATGAAGATGGTGAGCAGCGCAGCCACCGATGACAGGACAGGCGAAGTCAGCGAGATAAGAACGAGGAATGAGCCGCTGAAAGTGGCATTGGAAAGCACCGCGAGGAGAATGAGCCAGCAGGTAGAAGCAGCTGGGATCTCGAACTTTTCAATGTTGAGCCAGTCGAGAATTGGGAGAGGAAGCCAGAGCACCGTGAGAGTGAAGAGCCCAATCAAAGAACCAAAGGTGTTGGCAAAGATCATACCCCTACCAGGCGAACAGCCCTCGGGTGGGCAAGCATAGCGCTTGTACAAAACCTCGTACAGACCATACAGAACTGAGCCAACGCCAATGACGAGATTGCCAAGGAATCGGTTTCCGGCCTCAACACTCTCGCCTCCTTCCTTGGTGTCACCATAAGCAACGACGAGGACACCGCCAATGGCGATCAGAACAGCAACCGACTTGTCGAGTCGAAGGGGCTCGCGAAGAAGTGGAACGGAAAATACGTATGCGAAGAAGGCAGAGCAATTGTAAATGGCCGTCAGATCCGATGGCGTTGTCAGACTAACGGCAATGTACCAACTCAACCCAGCGACGGTCAGTGAGCAGGTAATGATGGCAGTGAATCGAACAAAATAACGAACGGGTCTCGCGCGATGTTGAATCGATATATGGAACACATCCAGGGTCTGCTTTTCAATCATAATGGCGGTGGTGCGCAATTGCTGCTTATGTCGCTTCCAGAATACTGGCCATGGTACATCACGCTTCTGGAAGCGCAGAATAAGGAGCTGAACTGGCCATAACACAATCCAAGAACCGTGGGTAAAGTACATCATACAGTAAGCCTTGTCCCAGCCAAGGTCGTGTTGGATGTATGCGCTCAGTTCTGTCTGGACGCAGAATGCGATCAGACTGATAATGAGGAAGAATCCTGCGTACGTGTACCTCTTCTTGGTCGAATCTTCGGCAGCAGCGGCGGCAGTTTGGGGGCTTCGACTGCGCATCGTTGATCGCCGACTGAGACTTGGTCTTCCCATTGATTCTCTGGGATGATATG contains these protein-coding regions:
- a CDS encoding probable SnodProt1 PRECURSOR, translated to MKLSGVLSALALTSAVSATTVSYDTGYDDKSRPMTAVSCSDGKNGLITKYGWKTQGNVPTKYVGGVNIIEGWNSANCGGCYRLEYKGKKINVLAIDHAASGFNIGLDAMNALTNGQAVKLGRINAQVYHAKPSDCGLKN